In a single window of the Serratia quinivorans genome:
- the yiaV gene encoding Inner membrane protein yiaV precursor translates to MDLLIILSYVALSYGVFKLFRIPVNKWTVPTAVLGGIFIVGALILGMNYNHPYTYRAQKIAISVPIVPQVSGMIVEVTDKTNVLLRKGEVLFRLDDTRYRARLNKLQAELAGAQADVRGRQATLNESAANVQRVNAEYERARKDYQRYAKGATMAVNPFSEQDISHAQQQYQAQSAALQAARAQYQQAKEQLSGHYNGEDAHIASLKSQIAEATYNLEQTTIRAPSDGYVTQVLARPGTTAVRLPFKPVMIFIPQQKRQVVAVFRQNSILRLTEGDKAEVVFNGLPGKIYGGSVTRVLPVVPDGSYQASGALQGLNVGAQQEGVYVMIDLAPSRELDKLPDGVTAQTAVYTEHFEHLSIMRKVLLRMTSWMHYLYLDH, encoded by the coding sequence ATGGATCTCTTAATTATTCTCAGCTACGTTGCGCTGAGCTACGGCGTATTCAAACTGTTCCGTATTCCGGTCAATAAATGGACGGTGCCGACGGCGGTGCTTGGCGGTATTTTCATTGTGGGTGCCTTAATCCTGGGCATGAATTACAACCATCCTTATACCTACCGGGCGCAGAAGATCGCGATATCCGTACCGATCGTCCCGCAGGTCTCGGGGATGATTGTTGAAGTCACCGATAAAACCAACGTGTTACTGCGCAAAGGGGAAGTTCTGTTTCGCCTTGATGATACCCGCTACCGCGCCCGACTCAACAAACTGCAGGCGGAGCTTGCCGGTGCGCAGGCTGATGTACGTGGGCGCCAGGCGACATTGAATGAGTCTGCCGCTAATGTTCAGCGGGTAAATGCCGAGTATGAACGGGCCCGCAAGGATTATCAGCGCTATGCCAAAGGCGCGACCATGGCGGTCAACCCTTTTTCTGAGCAAGACATCAGCCATGCGCAGCAACAATACCAGGCGCAATCCGCCGCGCTGCAGGCCGCCAGGGCCCAGTATCAGCAGGCGAAGGAACAGCTTTCGGGCCACTACAACGGTGAAGATGCCCATATCGCCAGCCTGAAGTCACAAATTGCAGAGGCCACCTATAACCTGGAACAAACCACTATTCGCGCACCCAGCGACGGTTATGTTACCCAGGTACTGGCCAGGCCGGGTACCACGGCGGTGCGTTTGCCTTTCAAGCCGGTGATGATTTTTATTCCGCAGCAAAAACGGCAGGTGGTAGCGGTATTCCGGCAAAACTCGATCCTGCGTTTAACCGAGGGCGATAAAGCCGAGGTGGTATTTAACGGCTTGCCTGGCAAAATCTATGGCGGCTCGGTGACGCGGGTGTTGCCGGTGGTACCGGACGGCAGCTACCAGGCCAGCGGGGCATTGCAGGGGTTAAATGTTGGCGCCCAACAGGAAGGGGTTTACGTGATGATTGATCTGGCCCCCAGCAGGGAACTCGACAAACTGCCCGATGGCGTGACGGCACAGACTGCGGTGTATACCGAGCACTTTGAGCATCTTTCCATTATGCGTAAAGTCCTGCTGCGCATGACCAGCTGGATGCACTACCTGTATTTGGATCACTAG
- a CDS encoding transcriptional regulator, y4mF family, producing MGFAMKTPEKMSDSARETINRLREKNKANYKENSSISDVKNEVNSEKERGRQRASGTSKSMSAIERNSARHNIMKLLLLGEITQGQALKTLRVDVLGLKQENYATLVSVSRKTLSEIENDRGNYTSDIINKVFKPFGLQVGLVPISRHTLSTLLNE from the coding sequence ATGGGGTTTGCTATGAAAACGCCAGAAAAGATGAGTGATTCAGCGAGAGAGACCATTAATCGGCTGCGTGAAAAAAACAAAGCTAATTATAAAGAAAACAGCAGCATCAGCGATGTGAAAAATGAAGTGAATTCAGAAAAAGAGAGAGGGCGCCAAAGAGCCTCTGGCACCTCTAAATCGATGAGTGCAATTGAACGGAATTCTGCCCGGCATAACATCATGAAATTGCTTCTCTTGGGAGAGATCACTCAGGGGCAAGCTTTAAAGACATTGAGAGTCGACGTACTGGGATTAAAACAGGAAAATTATGCCACTCTGGTTTCGGTATCGAGAAAGACATTGTCGGAAATTGAAAATGACAGAGGTAACTATACCTCCGACATTATAAATAAAGTATTCAAGCCCTTTGGGCTTCAGGTGGGATTAGTGCCGATATCTCGTCATACCTTAAGTACTTTACTTAACGAGTAA
- the fkpA_4 gene encoding Probable FKBP-type peptidyl-prolyl cis-trans isomerase fkpA precursor, which yields MSGKRPPVPGIESIMPGDSAVSPGATLDVVIKETLTDGTVIQDMESSGAVLSQPIAQFPPLFSEALGQLKNHGSLTLVVPPELAYGAKGYPPSVPPNATMVYTLRIAEIYPATAGKNASTGTIKKPATR from the coding sequence ATGTCCGGCAAACGGCCTCCGGTGCCTGGTATAGAGTCGATTATGCCGGGGGATAGCGCCGTCAGCCCAGGCGCGACGTTGGACGTAGTGATTAAGGAAACTTTGACCGACGGCACGGTGATCCAGGATATGGAGAGCAGCGGAGCCGTGCTCTCGCAGCCTATAGCTCAGTTCCCACCGTTGTTTAGTGAGGCGCTTGGCCAATTGAAGAACCACGGTTCCTTAACGCTGGTTGTTCCGCCTGAACTGGCTTACGGTGCCAAGGGCTACCCGCCAAGCGTGCCGCCCAACGCCACAATGGTTTATACCTTACGCATTGCGGAAATATATCCTGCAACAGCGGGAAAAAATGCCAGCACCGGCACTATCAAAAAGCCTGCTACCCGTTAG
- the fkpA_5 gene encoding FKBP-type peptidyl-prolyl cis-trans isomerase fkpA precursor, which produces MTDDKTVLQANLAKSIEDHRVLSLSNENLKEQLIAINGKNDSQRQQQDKLQNQHLAVQTSLESKVAELAGLRTEINQLQERTPPAVTPEILADQQSRQNYAAGVSLGEEILQMQNERQKWGVSTDKQIMLTGIIDTFVGHKKMTDDELNLALEASEKQVTSARDKVMSEQAKKGDSYLTHFRQDKNVRQTASGAWYRVDYAGG; this is translated from the coding sequence ATGACCGATGACAAAACGGTGTTACAGGCCAACCTCGCCAAATCGATCGAGGATCATCGCGTGCTCAGCCTAAGTAACGAAAATTTGAAAGAGCAGCTGATTGCAATTAATGGCAAAAATGACAGCCAACGCCAACAGCAAGATAAATTGCAAAACCAGCATCTTGCGGTACAAACCTCACTGGAAAGCAAAGTCGCGGAACTGGCTGGTTTACGCACAGAGATAAACCAGTTACAGGAGCGAACGCCCCCCGCGGTTACCCCCGAGATCCTCGCAGATCAGCAATCACGGCAGAATTATGCCGCAGGGGTATCTTTAGGCGAAGAAATTTTGCAAATGCAGAATGAACGACAAAAATGGGGTGTGAGTACTGACAAGCAAATCATGCTGACCGGCATTATCGACACCTTTGTCGGGCATAAAAAAATGACCGATGACGAGCTTAACCTTGCACTGGAAGCATCAGAAAAGCAGGTGACATCGGCCCGCGATAAAGTGATGTCCGAACAGGCCAAAAAAGGGGACAGTTACCTGACCCACTTTCGTCAGGACAAGAATGTCCGGCAAACGGCCTCCGGTGCCTGGTATAGAGTCGATTATGCCGGGGGATAG
- a CDS encoding transcriptional regulator FimZ, translated as MTPTLTILLSDQNRYFTEGLRQSLFGYFHGLGIKVNITESLLYKHTADVIFLSAVTHENTIPLEIYQRFFSPRQCVFIIEESNQQIVLGDIEKGERIRTISRKLPARNILALLEAMLTSIDEVTAPLPESVVGDLTNSTLSAREYEVMRYLSLGINPGAVGRHLKISEKTVSAHKRTVMRKLNLIKNIELNYWLLNGGLNFVRVYRQPTAYRPISLVG; from the coding sequence ATGACGCCAACGCTGACTATTTTACTGTCCGATCAAAACCGGTACTTCACAGAAGGTCTGCGGCAGAGCCTGTTTGGCTACTTTCACGGCCTGGGCATTAAGGTGAATATCACAGAAAGCCTGCTGTACAAGCACACTGCTGATGTGATCTTTTTATCCGCCGTAACCCACGAAAATACGATACCGCTCGAAATTTATCAGCGTTTTTTCTCACCGCGACAGTGCGTATTTATCATTGAGGAAAGTAACCAACAAATAGTGCTCGGCGATATCGAAAAAGGGGAAAGAATCAGGACCATCAGCCGTAAATTGCCGGCCCGTAACATCCTTGCTTTGCTGGAGGCGATGTTAACCTCTATTGATGAGGTGACTGCACCACTACCGGAGTCTGTAGTTGGAGATTTAACTAATAGCACCCTGTCTGCCAGGGAATACGAAGTGATGCGTTATTTGTCCCTGGGGATTAACCCAGGCGCGGTTGGCCGTCACCTTAAAATCAGTGAGAAAACCGTCAGTGCGCATAAACGTACGGTGATGCGAAAACTCAATCTAATAAAAAATATTGAATTGAATTATTGGCTGCTCAACGGCGGGCTTAATTTTGTTCGGGTATACCGACAACCGACAGCCTATCGACCGATATCGTTGGTTGGCTAA
- a CDS encoding DNA-binding transcriptional activator CadC, translating to MKYLINLSIIFDANKKCLSFYDDEKIFIDLTNPAARLLIELIKNNGTEISRDNLLTRVWTDYGFADSNASLNNCISELRKAFSSLGMAKKIILTIPKVGFMMNAEVQAVDGFAQFAEEDIPTLAKSAEEALLPSEADSVTEEKPTANEPAVDKVESDNHFVNAVIEEKAAPEPPLALPQQCHAQQQDNNPPLPKNSKKQNVRALILLLAAAIGTAAVSTFVFYPKPAAVFLYQENQCVVSTLGDAERSVGLMQRVKAQIAEQNVDCKTVRRDISYVEQKYKSKLNNITLLSVCDVIDNDHYSHCQNFKKIE from the coding sequence ATGAAATACCTGATAAACCTGTCCATTATTTTTGATGCTAATAAAAAGTGTCTCTCGTTTTATGACGATGAGAAAATATTTATAGACCTGACTAACCCAGCCGCACGGCTACTTATTGAATTAATAAAAAACAACGGGACAGAGATAAGCCGGGACAATCTGCTCACCCGGGTCTGGACCGACTACGGCTTTGCCGACTCCAATGCCAGTTTGAATAACTGTATCAGTGAGCTGCGCAAAGCTTTTAGCTCCTTGGGTATGGCCAAGAAAATCATCCTGACCATTCCCAAAGTGGGCTTTATGATGAATGCCGAGGTTCAGGCGGTCGACGGCTTTGCACAATTTGCAGAGGAGGACATCCCAACGCTGGCCAAAAGCGCCGAAGAGGCATTACTGCCAAGCGAGGCTGACAGCGTAACGGAAGAAAAACCGACGGCGAATGAGCCCGCTGTCGATAAGGTCGAGAGCGATAACCATTTCGTTAATGCGGTCATTGAAGAAAAAGCAGCACCCGAGCCTCCCCTCGCACTACCTCAGCAATGCCATGCGCAACAGCAGGATAATAATCCTCCCCTGCCCAAAAACAGCAAAAAGCAAAATGTCAGGGCACTGATTCTTTTGCTCGCAGCCGCTATTGGCACGGCTGCAGTATCAACATTTGTATTCTATCCAAAGCCTGCGGCAGTTTTCCTCTATCAAGAAAATCAATGTGTCGTTTCCACTTTGGGCGACGCCGAGCGTTCTGTCGGACTGATGCAAAGGGTTAAAGCGCAGATTGCCGAACAGAATGTCGATTGTAAAACCGTAAGGCGAGATATTTCCTATGTCGAGCAGAAATATAAAAGCAAGTTAAACAACATTACCTTACTTTCCGTTTGCGATGTTATCGACAACGATCACTATAGCCACTGTCAAAATTTCAAGAAGATAGAGTGA
- the smfA_11 gene encoding Fimbria A protein precursor, which produces MKLNKIMMAAVLAFGAVSVAQAADIKDQGHGTVTFTGSIIDAPCSIDPASIDQTVDLGAVSNVALTDGGRSKPQNFDIKLVNCSVETGKTVTTTFNGPAGGIKGSLGMTGTAKGASIMMTDGNSNVIELGTATTAQALTNGNNTLLFTAYLQGNPNGTEPEAKNVIVAGDFKSVSNFTLNYP; this is translated from the coding sequence ATGAAATTGAATAAAATCATGATGGCAGCGGTACTGGCATTTGGCGCTGTGTCTGTGGCACAGGCTGCTGATATCAAGGATCAAGGACACGGTACCGTTACTTTCACCGGTTCTATTATTGATGCGCCTTGTTCTATCGATCCAGCCTCTATTGACCAGACTGTCGACCTGGGCGCGGTATCTAACGTGGCTTTGACTGATGGCGGTAGATCCAAGCCTCAGAACTTCGACATTAAACTGGTGAACTGCTCCGTAGAGACAGGTAAAACTGTGACCACCACCTTCAACGGGCCAGCAGGTGGCATTAAAGGCAGTTTGGGTATGACCGGTACCGCCAAGGGGGCCAGCATTATGATGACTGATGGCAACAGTAATGTGATTGAACTGGGTACAGCAACGACTGCGCAGGCTCTTACAAATGGCAATAACACTCTGTTGTTCACAGCTTATCTGCAAGGCAACCCAAATGGGACTGAGCCAGAAGCTAAAAACGTAATTGTAGCAGGTGACTTTAAGAGCGTAAGCAACTTCACCCTCAACTACCCATAA
- the papH_6 gene encoding PAP fimbrial minor pilin protein precursor: MLPKVQCVVVSSLLFMVSGSLAWSATPAGWGRVNMQGSIIETACAIDTQSRDQTIDMDTAPVSQIARDGQGVSRPFSIRLVNCVLGRIDPRLPDWQRFQVTFDGRADTGGFGVEGEANGVALQITDAGGNIANPGQALPAGEIIPGDKTLNYSMRLVGNNQVLKAGEYYSTLRFKMDYY, encoded by the coding sequence ATGTTGCCGAAAGTGCAGTGTGTGGTGGTTTCTTCCCTGTTGTTCATGGTGTCTGGCAGCCTGGCTTGGTCGGCAACCCCGGCAGGATGGGGGCGTGTCAACATGCAAGGATCTATCATTGAAACGGCGTGCGCCATTGATACCCAAAGCCGCGACCAGACGATTGATATGGATACCGCGCCGGTCAGCCAGATAGCGCGTGACGGCCAGGGTGTCAGTCGCCCGTTCAGCATTCGGTTGGTTAACTGTGTTTTGGGCCGCATCGATCCAAGGCTGCCGGACTGGCAGCGCTTTCAGGTGACCTTTGACGGTCGCGCTGACACCGGCGGGTTCGGTGTTGAAGGCGAAGCGAATGGCGTGGCGCTGCAAATTACCGATGCCGGCGGCAATATCGCCAACCCAGGGCAGGCTCTGCCCGCCGGCGAAATTATCCCCGGCGATAAAACGCTGAACTATTCGATGCGTCTGGTGGGGAATAATCAAGTCTTAAAGGCCGGGGAATATTATTCCACCTTGCGCTTTAAAATGGATTATTACTGA
- the papC_6 gene encoding Outer membrane usher protein papC precursor — protein MDNPSLIAFPSRPRLLGILVSIILGGGCYYAYADDIQFNTDVLDVKDRNNIDLDQFSRGGYIMPGDYSMKVRINKQELPEQPITFYVPDNDPKGSEACITPAMVEQFAIKPALQDKLTWWHQGQCLVSTSLDGMEARAELGTATLYVSLPQAYLEYSAENWDPPSRWDEGIPGLLVDYYLNAQTQRQQKQGTQDYNLSGNGTVGANMGAWRLRADWQARVDHQTGSDQSSQNKWDWSRYYAYRAIPSLGAKMTVGENSLYSNIFDSFRFAGASLISDDSMLPPNLRGYAPEVTGVARTNAKVVISQQGRVVYETQVAAGPFRIQDINDAVSGQLDVRVEELDGSVQQFKMDTASIPYLTRPGQVRYKVASGRPSDWQHRVNGPVFATGEFSWGVSNGWSLYGGGVAGGDYNALALGVGRDLLMFGALSFDVTESRAQLPYEGQTLTGGSYRLQYSKRFDETDSQVTFAGYRFSEQDFLSMSEYLDARNYGARSGSSKERYNITFNQQFRDLGLSAYLDYSHQTYWDRPANDRYTLTLSRNFDFGRFRNLSLSATAYRNKYNNTNDDGMYLSLSVPWGNSGSVSYSGSVNRNDNSHEVGYYDRLENGDSYQISSGWARSGGTANGYYSHQGDIAQVNANASYQDGRYSSLGVSVQGGATATLEGAALHRSSMIGGTRMLVDTDGVAGIPIRGYGGSNLSNRFGKAVVADVSSYYRNQVSIDLNTLPENAEATQSVVQATLTEGAIGYRQFAVIAGEKAMAVIRLADGSTPPFGATVLNTKKQEVGMVNDAGSVYLSGINPGEQMTVHWSGKPQCQLTLPPQIPNSGTTDLLLPCMLIAQVAEAQTL, from the coding sequence ATGGATAACCCGTCTTTGATTGCATTTCCGTCCCGCCCGCGGTTGCTGGGGATATTGGTTTCCATTATTTTGGGTGGAGGTTGTTATTACGCCTATGCGGATGACATTCAATTTAATACCGATGTGCTGGACGTCAAAGATCGCAACAATATCGATCTGGACCAGTTCTCTCGTGGCGGCTATATCATGCCGGGCGATTACAGCATGAAAGTGCGCATCAATAAGCAAGAGCTGCCGGAACAGCCGATCACTTTTTATGTGCCGGACAATGATCCAAAAGGCAGTGAAGCCTGTATTACACCAGCAATGGTCGAACAGTTCGCGATCAAGCCCGCGCTGCAAGACAAACTGACCTGGTGGCACCAGGGGCAGTGCCTGGTCAGTACCAGCCTGGATGGCATGGAGGCGCGGGCAGAGCTGGGCACCGCCACTCTGTACGTCAGTCTGCCGCAGGCTTACCTGGAATACAGTGCGGAGAACTGGGATCCGCCGTCACGCTGGGATGAAGGCATTCCCGGGTTGTTGGTGGATTATTATCTCAATGCTCAAACGCAGCGCCAGCAAAAACAGGGCACGCAAGATTATAACCTCAGCGGTAACGGCACTGTGGGGGCCAACATGGGGGCCTGGCGCCTGCGCGCAGATTGGCAAGCCCGGGTTGATCATCAAACCGGGTCGGATCAGTCCTCGCAGAATAAATGGGACTGGAGCCGCTATTACGCCTACCGGGCGATCCCGAGCCTCGGTGCCAAGATGACCGTCGGCGAGAACTCCCTGTACTCCAATATTTTTGACAGTTTCCGCTTCGCCGGTGCCAGTTTGATCAGCGACGACAGCATGTTGCCGCCAAATCTGCGCGGTTATGCACCGGAAGTGACCGGGGTGGCACGTACCAACGCCAAAGTGGTGATCAGCCAGCAGGGGCGGGTGGTGTACGAGACCCAGGTCGCGGCCGGGCCGTTCCGTATTCAGGACATCAACGACGCGGTCAGCGGCCAGTTGGACGTGCGGGTGGAAGAGCTGGATGGCAGCGTGCAGCAGTTCAAGATGGACACGGCCAGCATTCCCTACCTGACCCGACCGGGCCAGGTGCGTTACAAGGTGGCCAGCGGCCGACCTTCGGACTGGCAGCACCGCGTTAACGGCCCGGTGTTCGCCACCGGGGAGTTTTCCTGGGGCGTGAGTAACGGCTGGTCACTGTATGGCGGCGGTGTGGCGGGCGGTGATTACAACGCGTTGGCACTGGGCGTGGGGCGTGACCTGCTGATGTTTGGTGCTCTGTCGTTTGATGTGACCGAGTCGCGCGCGCAATTGCCGTATGAGGGCCAGACGCTGACCGGCGGCTCGTACAGGCTGCAGTATTCCAAGCGTTTTGACGAGACCGACAGCCAGGTGACCTTCGCCGGTTACCGCTTCTCGGAGCAGGACTTCCTGTCGATGAGCGAATACCTGGATGCACGTAACTACGGTGCCCGCTCGGGCAGTAGCAAGGAGCGGTACAACATTACCTTTAACCAGCAGTTCCGTGACCTGGGGTTGAGTGCCTATCTCGACTACAGCCACCAAACCTATTGGGACCGCCCGGCTAACGACAGGTACACCCTGACGTTGTCGCGCAACTTTGATTTTGGCCGGTTCCGTAACCTGAGCCTGTCGGCAACCGCGTACCGTAACAAGTACAACAACACCAATGACGACGGCATGTACCTGTCGCTGTCGGTGCCCTGGGGCAACAGTGGTTCAGTCAGCTACAGCGGCAGCGTTAACCGCAACGACAACAGCCATGAGGTCGGGTACTACGATCGGCTGGAGAACGGCGACAGTTACCAGATCAGCAGCGGTTGGGCGCGCAGTGGGGGGACCGCCAACGGCTATTACAGCCACCAGGGGGATATTGCTCAGGTTAACGCCAACGCCAGCTATCAGGACGGACGTTATTCGTCACTGGGCGTGTCGGTACAGGGCGGGGCTACTGCCACGCTGGAAGGCGCAGCGCTTCACCGCAGCAGCATGATCGGCGGCACCCGCATGTTGGTGGATACCGACGGCGTGGCGGGTATCCCGATCCGCGGATACGGGGGAAGCAACCTGTCTAACCGCTTTGGCAAGGCGGTGGTGGCAGACGTCAGCAGCTATTACCGCAACCAGGTAAGCATTGACCTGAATACCCTGCCGGAAAACGCCGAGGCCACCCAGTCGGTGGTGCAGGCCACCCTGACCGAGGGCGCGATTGGCTACCGTCAATTTGCGGTCATCGCCGGTGAAAAAGCCATGGCGGTGATTCGCCTGGCGGACGGCTCCACGCCGCCGTTCGGTGCGACGGTATTGAACACTAAAAAGCAGGAGGTTGGGATGGTTAACGACGCAGGCAGCGTTTACCTGAGCGGCATTAACCCGGGTGAACAGATGACGGTGCACTGGAGCGGTAAACCGCAGTGCCAACTGACGCTGCCACCGCAGATCCCGAACAGCGGCACTACCGATTTACTGTTGCCTTGCATGCTGATAGCTCAGGTAGCAGAAGCACAGACGCTTTAA
- the papD_6 gene encoding Chaperone protein papD precursor gives MILMNKTTVISALLLSALAAQQAQAAIALDRTRVIFNGDSKSVSLNISNENKQLPYLAQGWIEDAQGNKIVSPLTVLPPVQRVEPGAKSQVKVQGLPAAAGLPQDRESLFYFNLREIPPKSDKPNTLQLALQTRIKLFYRPKAIAVTNSEAAVPWQEQITLSKQGDKYQVSNPTPYYVTLVDASSKKDGASAPGFEPLMVAPKSSDTLSVSAAALGATPVLTYVNDYGGRPQLTFRCSGASCQVNADKK, from the coding sequence ATGATTTTGATGAACAAAACCACAGTAATCAGTGCGCTACTGTTGAGCGCACTGGCGGCACAGCAGGCTCAGGCCGCGATTGCACTGGACCGCACCCGGGTAATTTTCAACGGCGACAGCAAGTCGGTGAGCCTGAACATCAGCAATGAGAACAAACAGCTGCCGTACCTGGCGCAAGGCTGGATTGAAGACGCGCAGGGCAACAAAATCGTCAGCCCGTTGACGGTGCTGCCACCGGTGCAGCGGGTGGAGCCGGGGGCCAAAAGTCAGGTCAAGGTACAAGGGCTGCCAGCGGCTGCCGGGCTGCCACAGGACCGCGAGTCGCTGTTCTATTTCAACCTGCGGGAAATTCCACCGAAGAGCGACAAGCCGAACACCCTGCAACTGGCGCTGCAGACTCGCATCAAACTGTTCTACCGCCCGAAGGCCATTGCGGTGACCAACAGCGAAGCGGCGGTGCCGTGGCAGGAGCAGATCACCCTGAGTAAACAGGGCGACAAGTACCAGGTGAGCAACCCGACCCCGTACTACGTGACTCTGGTTGACGCCAGCAGCAAAAAAGACGGTGCCAGTGCGCCAGGCTTTGAACCGCTGATGGTCGCACCCAAGAGCAGCGACACCCTGAGTGTCAGTGCCGCAGCGCTCGGTGCCACGCCGGTACTGACCTATGTGAATGACTACGGTGGCCGCCCGCAATTGACCTTCCGCTGCAGCGGTGCGTCTTGTCAGGTGAATGCGGATAAAAAATAA
- the smfA_12 gene encoding Fimbria A protein precursor, with amino-acid sequence MQRIFRRGTRSPYHRHDRQYALVIAAMVMMVPLTVGAVLVLLPASMAQAADNAHVDGANGVLRVRGALTESACRLEMASAHQTVQLGVTGTGRLLKVGDRGTPVAVRLQLKDCLRSPANNRDERTGSVLWSTHQPAVSVSFAAPADANSPELVQIRGAGGLGLRMTDSQGRDIRLGSRGAPLLLTPGQDALNYQLVAERTRAPLEAGAYSAHLDFRLNYD; translated from the coding sequence ATGCAAAGGATATTTCGGCGAGGAACGCGGTCACCTTACCACCGTCACGATCGGCAGTACGCGCTGGTGATCGCGGCAATGGTGATGATGGTGCCCTTGACCGTGGGTGCGGTGCTGGTGCTGTTACCGGCATCCATGGCACAGGCGGCGGACAATGCCCATGTGGATGGTGCCAACGGCGTGCTGCGGGTGCGCGGCGCCCTGACCGAAAGCGCCTGCAGGCTGGAGATGGCCTCGGCTCACCAGACGGTGCAGTTGGGTGTGACCGGCACCGGGCGGCTGCTGAAAGTGGGTGACCGTGGCACGCCGGTGGCGGTGCGCCTGCAACTGAAAGACTGCCTGCGCAGCCCGGCGAACAACCGCGATGAACGCACCGGCAGCGTGCTGTGGAGTACGCACCAACCGGCGGTGTCGGTGAGCTTTGCCGCTCCGGCGGATGCCAACAGCCCTGAACTGGTGCAGATACGGGGTGCGGGTGGGCTGGGGTTGCGTATGACCGACAGCCAGGGGCGGGACATCCGCCTCGGCAGCCGTGGGGCACCCCTGTTACTGACCCCGGGGCAAGATGCGCTGAACTACCAACTGGTGGCAGAACGTACGCGTGCGCCGTTAGAGGCCGGGGCTTATTCGGCCCACCTGGATTTCCGGCTTAACTATGACTGA
- a CDS encoding putative minor fimbrial subunit StfF, protein MNSIFDTRYLVSALSLALLVVFPVAQAAETANVTVKVTIVAAPPCVINNNNLIEVNFGNDVLTTRVDGSAYKKMPVTYSINCSGGPSNAVKMLIEGTGAGFDNAMLRTNQTDFGIALLNNDRRYPINSWLNFNASSPPQLEAGTGQAYWGNVEGRAIFRRGDHEGRIPVKGDNLMQHRTLLALWATGMLLSGSAQADNMRFYGTLIEPPPCVINNGQPIEVNFGNDVMTSQVNGTSYKKMPVPYTLSCTGNATNALRMQIAGTAAGFENQWLNGNKTNFAIALFKDGTVQGVNRWFDFTYPTVPVLEAVPAKKSNGGR, encoded by the coding sequence ATGAACAGCATTTTTGATACGCGGTACCTGGTTAGTGCGTTGAGTCTGGCGCTGTTGGTTGTATTTCCTGTCGCACAGGCGGCTGAAACGGCCAACGTCACCGTTAAGGTAACCATTGTGGCGGCGCCGCCGTGCGTGATCAACAACAACAATCTGATCGAAGTGAACTTCGGTAATGATGTGTTGACCACCCGGGTAGACGGCTCGGCCTACAAAAAGATGCCGGTGACCTATTCGATAAACTGCAGTGGTGGCCCGTCGAACGCGGTGAAAATGCTGATAGAGGGCACCGGGGCCGGGTTTGACAACGCTATGTTGAGGACCAATCAGACCGATTTTGGCATTGCGTTGCTCAATAACGACAGGCGCTACCCGATTAACAGTTGGCTGAATTTTAACGCGTCATCGCCACCCCAGCTGGAAGCCGGTACCGGCCAAGCGTACTGGGGCAACGTTGAAGGGCGGGCCATTTTCCGCCGGGGCGACCATGAAGGTCGAATACCAGTGAAGGGAGACAACCTGATGCAACATCGTACTCTTCTGGCCCTGTGGGCCACCGGCATGCTACTGAGTGGCAGCGCGCAGGCAGACAACATGCGTTTTTACGGCACCCTGATTGAGCCACCGCCCTGTGTCATCAACAATGGTCAACCGATCGAGGTTAACTTTGGCAACGACGTGATGACCTCGCAAGTGAACGGCACCAGCTATAAAAAAATGCCGGTGCCCTACACCCTGAGCTGTACCGGTAATGCCACCAATGCGCTGCGTATGCAGATCGCGGGGACGGCTGCGGGGTTCGAAAATCAGTGGCTCAACGGCAACAAAACCAACTTTGCCATTGCGCTGTTCAAGGACGGCACTGTGCAGGGGGTTAACCGCTGGTTTGACTTTACCTACCCGACGGTTCCAGTGTTGGAAGCTGTGCCGGCAAAAAAATCGAACGGGGGGCGCTAA